The window CCGTACAGCGAGTTCATGATGACCTTCACTGCCGCCTGCTGGCGGTCGAACTGCTCGTACGCCGAGGACCCGGGTTCGTGTTGGTTCCGGAGCGACTTCTTCTCTTCACGCTCGGCGAGGAGTTCGTCGACCATCTCCCGAATCATGCCGTCGGGTTCCTGTCGGAAGTGGGTCCCGTTGGGTGCGTGGAACATCTCGCCGTCGTAGTTGTCTGGGTCGACTTTGGTCTCCGGCGAGGCGTTGATGGTCACCATGCACATCGGGTACAGCGACTTCAAGTCGAGGACTGTGACGTTCTCTTTGACACCCGTGATGGGGTCGAAGACGGCACCGCCCTCGTAGTCTTCCGACTCCTGTTGACCCTTCGAGGGAAGTGCGAACTCGCCGTGGACCTTGTGGAGGACGTAGATGTCGACGGTGTCGCCCGGCGTCGGCGCGTCTTCGAGTTTACACCCGACGAACGTCCGCACCTCGTCCCAGAAGGCGACGATGTCCTGTTTGCGGTCGATTTCGACACACAACTCCACGTCACGAAGGTTGTACTCCAACAAGCGCTCGGGGTCTTGTTCCCACAGGTCTCCGATGTCTCCCGAGTAGCGTTCTTTGCCGACGTCGAGTTCGAGTTCGCCGACTGCGTCGAGTCGGTACGATTCGAGTTCCGTGAACTGCGTTCGCTTGTAGGCGTACAGTAGGTCGAAGACGACGCGACCCTTGATGTCCGGGCCACCCCAGTTACTTCGCCACACTTCACCGAGGCGTGACATCCGGTCTGCGTCGAGTTCGTAGTCCGTCGACGGGTTCAGCACGTCGAGTCTGTCGAGGAAGTACGGTGCGTCGAAGTCCTCGAAGTTCCACCCGGTGAGCACGTCGGGGTTCGTCTCTTCGATGTACGCGAGGAAGGCGTCGAGCATCGCCGGTTCTTCCTCGAAGGTTCGAACCTCAACCGACGCGCCCTCGTGGAGGAACTCGTAGTTCGGAAGCGCGTCGGGTCGCTTCCCCTCGCCGTCGGGGGCGACGGCGTGCCAGACGATGTACTCGTCACGGTAGGAGTCGTGCGACGTGAGACAGATGATTGGTTCTTCACCGTCTTCGGGGAAGCCGTTTCTGTCGTTGACTTCGATGTCGAAGGTGTTCACCCGGAGACTCGCGTCGACAGACGTGGGTTCGAGTTCCTGATGGGGAATCTGAATCGTCCCGTCGTCGAGACGGCGGTCGGGGACGCGAACGCCGTCTTTGATGTCCTTGTCGATGAGGAGACGATTCGGGAAGAGGATGTCCGCCTCGTAGTGGTCGAACTCGTCGCGGATTTGTCCGACGTCGCGGGGCGTCCGCGTGTGGATTCTCGTCAGTTCCTCGCCGCGGATACTCTCGAATCCATCTTCCGTGCGCGTGATGACGTCCTTGTCGAGTACCTCGTCGTCGAGGCTGGCCGTCGGTGCGTAGAAGTACGGTTCGAATCCGAGGATGCGGACGTGTTCAGGTTCGTCGTCCGCCGTCCGACCGAAGACGTGGAGCACCGGATACTCGTCGCGCCCTGCCCCCTCGATGGTGTAGTCGACCTGTGTGACGGCCAGTTCGACTGTCCCGTCTGGGTCGGGAAAGCGCACCTCGTCCGTGTCGATGACGTCGGAGACGTGCTGGGCGGCGTCTCCGGCGACGATGGCGGCCTCACCGTCTGGCCGCGCGTCGCCTCCGCCGTCGGCGTCGTGTCCCCCGAAGTCGCTCAAACCCGTCTGCGTCATGCTCTTGGCTTCGGCGGCGCGGCTAAAAACCCCGGCGTTTCAGCGACCCCCCATTCGAATTACGGAAAGACATATATCAGTGTGTGACATTCAGTGACACACGATATGACCGACCACGCAGCACCCGAACGGTGGGACGGCACGATCGACGGCACTGGACCGACTGGTCCGACAGGAGCCGAGACGATCGAATCCTACGATATCGACGGGGGCGTGGTGTTCTATGACGCGGAGAACCCACTTGCATGGGTCGAGGCGACAGAATCGATGCGCCTCGACGACTGCGCCTAACTCGGCCGAAGCGGACTCTTTTTCTCGGCACGGCGTCTGGACGCGAGCGTGACGGACGACGAGCGACGCGGCGACGAATCGGAGACGACAGACTCGTCTCCTGAACGCGAGCAGAACGCAGAGCGTTCCGCGCACGACGTTGCGTCCCCGACCGACCGCGTAAAGCGGTGGAGTGACCCCGAGTCGCGATGGGGGAATCCCGAGAATGACCTCCCGAACATCCCGCACGTCAGCGTCCCCGGTGAGGACCCCGACTCTGGTCTAGTCGGCGACTTTCGGGACGACGACGTTTCGGGGTTCTCCGCCGACGTCGACCCTGAAGTGTCTCGAATATTCTGGGCGAGTGTCGTCCTCGCCAACATCGGCCTCGCCGGTCTCGCACTCGGCCCGATGCTCGTCTACTTCCGTGGGCAAGTGCTGATTGGCGGGGGCGTGACCCTCCTCGGAATCGGCGCACTCGTGCGTGTCTACTACATGTACCAAGAGTACAAGGAGACAGACTGGGCGTCCGACGACGAAGACAGCAACGCGTCGTCCGACGACGACGCCGACCGGGGCGAGCGCAACCGCTAACAGTCGCCGACGCCTTCGCCCGACCATGCGCACCGTCCGCGGGTCAGACGGCCGAACGTATCTGCTCGTCAAACGCTCCAGCGAGAGCAGTCGCGTCCGCGACCCCAAGACCGGCGAAGAACGCTACGTCTCCAACGACGAACTCGAAGATGTCGGCGGCGAGTCACCGCTCGAAACCGCGGCGCGCGCCGTCCCCGAGTCGGTCCGAACGATTCTCGTCGCGACACCGACCGAGCGCGGACTTGGCCTACTCGTGGACCTCGTAGACCGCGGTCCGCTTCCAGTCGTCGAGGTGCTCGATTCGTACGACCTCTGCGAGAGCGACTTGCACGGCCTCCTGACCGAATTTCGAATCGCTGGCCTCGTCGAAGAGACGACGGTCTACGGCGAGCGAGGGTACGAGGCGACAGCAACCGCACGAGACGGTGTCGAACGCCTGCGTGCGAGCGAGTAGAAGTCGGCCGTCGAGCGCCTCAGTCGTCGGCGAGGACGCTCGTGATGTCCGGTGTGTCGGTCCGCTCGACCGTCGAGCGATTCGTCGTCGGGTTCTTCTCCACGCGGACCAGGTCGTCTGCCGCGCCGACGAGTTCGTCGTCGTGGCTGACGATGAGTATCTGTTTGACGCCGCGTGACTGCATGTCTTCGACGAGGTCGACCAATCGTGAGACGTGACCGGTGTCGAGGAACACAGTCGGTTCGTCGAGGATGAGCGGTGGCAGTGGCGCAGCACCGTCGATACCCTCGGCGAGGAGGCGGTAGATTGCACACCGGAGGCTGAGGTTGAACAACGCGCGTTCCCCACCGGACAACTGCTCTGGGTCGAGCGCTGTTCCGTCTTTTTGGAAGACGGTCAGTCCGTACTCGCCGTCGAGTCGGATGCGCGAGTACGCGTCGTTGGCGTAGACGAGGTCGAACGTCTCGTTGAGCATCCGTTCGAGCACCTCGACGTTCCGCTGGCGGAGGTCCGCGCGGAGGTCGCCGTAGGTCGATTCGAGCGTGGACACTTCGTCGTGGAGCGACTCGAGCGCGTCGACTCGTTCGGCCAGTGCGTCACGGCGTTCGCGGAGTTCGTCGAGTCGTTCGAGGTCCGACTGCACCCCGCCGATTTGGCTCTGGAGGTCGTCGCGCTGGTCGCGGAGTTTGGGGAGGACCTCCGTTTCGACCTTCTCGAGGTACTCTTCGGCGTTCTGTTTGCGCTGCTTGGCCGACTCGACCGCCGCTTCGTCGACTGCCTCCCGGAGTTCGGCGCGTCTGTTCCGTCGTTCTGTGAGGTGCTCGCGGCGCTCGTCGTTGACTTCGGCGAGCGTTTCGCGCCGCTCTCGGAGTCGATCTTGCGTGTCGACAGTGTCGGCGCGCGTCTCGACGAGTGACTCGACGCGGTCCAGTCGTTCGCGGCGAGTTTCGAGGGCGTCGAGGTCCGTCTCGAGGTCTTCGACCGTCGCTTCGACCGTCTCGGCGCGGTCTGCTTGCGTCGTCGCCGCCTCACGCTTCTCGGACGCCTCCGCGTCGAGTTCGTCTGCCGTCTCCCGTTTCTCGGAGGCGGCCTCGCGGCGCGACTCGAGCGTCTTCTCGCGGTCCTCGATACGGTCGTCGAGGTGGGACAACGAGTCGGTCAGCGAGTCGGCGCGAGTCTCGAGTTCTACGAGTCGTTCGGCCGCCTCGACAGCGGTGTCGAGGGACTCGACTGCCGATTCGAGTTCGTCTCGCTCGGCTTCGAGCGACTCGACGTCGGCCTCACGGTCGTCGATTGCGTCCACGTGGGGCGACCCCTCGACCGGTTGGCCACACTCTGGACATTTGCCGGCGTCACGGAGTTCCGTTGCTTCGGCGAGTCGTTCGCGGGCATTTTTCAGTTCGGTCTCGGTCTCCGCGAGCGATTCGCGGGCCGCTGAACGCTCACTGCGCCGCTCGTCGAAGAGGGATGCCGCAGACCCGCGTTCGACGGGAGCATCGGCGAACTGCTCGTCGATGTCGTCCAGCGAGGACTCGATGTCCGCCCGTTTCTCGCGGAAGGATTCGAGTTCGGCTTCCGCCTCGTCTGCCGCGTCTTCGTCTGCGCCCGCCGCCTTCCGTTTCTCATTCGCGCGGGATTCGAGGTCGGTCGCACGTTCTTCGAGGCGTTCGGCCTGCGTCCGAAGTGCCTGCGCTCGCTGCCGAGATTCGGATAGTTCCTCACGAATCTCGGACTCTCGCTCGGCCAGCGTGTCCCGTCGGGCGTCGATTGCATCTTCGCTCGCCTCGTCGAGTTCGGTCTCCGCCACCGCCGACTCGATGTCGTCGTCGAGTTCGTCGAGTTTCGCATCGAGTTCGCGGATTCGTTCGGTGAGTCTGTCGCGTTGCGCTTCGTCTTCCGAGACTTTCGACTGGAGTTCCTCGATAGCGGATTCGACTTCGGCGAGTCGCTCTCGCTTCTCGGCGTGTTCGTCGAGGGCCGATTGCGCCGCGTCGAGCGTCGACTTCGCTTTGTCGCGTTGCGCCTCGTAGTTCGATACCTTCTCGTCAACCTCGGCGAGCGAGGATTCGAGCGCGTTGAGTCGCGCGTGGAGGTCTTCGTCCTCTTTGGCCGCGATTTGCGACTCCATGTCGTCGAGGACGCTTCGCTTGCTCGTCAGCACGTCTTCGACCCCTAACCGGGCGTTTCCGGCCCGTTCTCGGTACAGTTCGAGTTTTCCGAGTTGGAGGAGGTCGTCTATCATGTCCTGCCGCTGGGCCGGCGAGGCGTTGATGAGTTTGTTGACCTCTCCTTGCTGCACGTACGCGCAGTTGACGAACGCCTCGGCGTCCATGCGGAGGAGCGACGCGACGTGTCGTCGGACGTCGCGCGCCCCTTCGACAGTCCCGTCGGGGCCTTCGAGGACACACTTCGCGGTGGTCGCGCGGTCACCCGATACGCGGATGCGACGTTCGATTCGGTAGGTTCCGCCGTCGTGAACGAATTCGAGTTCGATTTCGGCGTCGTCCTCGCCGGTGGTCACGACGTCTTCGAGCGTGCCGGAGAGGGCTTTCGACCCGTAGAGTGCGAAGAAGCACGCTTCGAGGAGCGACGACTTCCCGCTCCCGTTGACGCCGTGGATGACGGTGACACCGTCGCGCAAGTCGAGTTCGGCGTCGTCGTACGGTTTGAAGTTCCGGAGGGCGACGTGGGTGAACCTCACGCGAAATCACCCAGTGAACTGTCTTTGGACGGTTCGGGTGCTGGTTCGTCCGTCGAATCGTCGCTCGTCTCCGGTTGGGTCTCTGCCGTCTCCGGTTGGGTCTCTGCCGTCTCCGCTTCGCTCGCAACAGTCTCCGACTCGGTACCCGCCGTCTCCGACGCAGTGACCGCTTCCGCATCGGCATCAGACTCGTTCTCCGCCGCGACGAACGCGGTGGGGTCGTCGTCGAGGAGCGAGGCGACGCGTTCGCGGACCTCGTCGCGGACGTTCGAATCGGCGACTTTGCTCGCCCGTACCGTCTCGTCCACGTCGAGGGCGGCGCTGGAGAGTCCCATCTCGCGGACCGTGTCGCGGACTGCGTCGTCGGGGTCCGCGAAGGACACGTCGACGTTCAGGTCTGCCTCGGTGTCTATCTCGCGGCGGTCGTTGACGCGAGCGACGAGTGCCCCCTGCTCGACGGCGAATGACTCGACTGCGGCGGGCGTGACCGACTCACCCTCACCGGTCAGGTCGACGATGACCACGGCGTCTTCGAGGTCGAACTCCCTGATGCGCTGTCGGACGCGTTCGATACCTTCGTCGCCCGAGAGCGCCACGTCGATGAAGCGGAACGGCCGCGTTTCGAGTGTTCGGCGACGGATGTCTACTTCGTCAGCGCCGAACGTGACGAGATTGTACCCGCGTGGGTCGCGTTCGCTCGCGCTCGCGCGCTCGGTGGACCCGCAGTAGGTCACCCACGTACCGTCGAGAGTCACCTGGTCCGGGACGTGGTTGTCACCGAGGAGCATCGCGTCGAAGTCGACGTTCGTCGCGTCGAGGATGGTCTCGGTCTCCCAGTCGGCGTGTGCGAACGGCGTGAAGAGGCCGTGACCGACGAGAACGGCGTGGGACTGGTCGTGCGGCGTGTACTGATAGTCGAGTTCGTCGCGGCGGGAACGCGGGACGTGGTCGAGTCCGTAGAAGGCCACGTCGCCGAGGACGTAGGGGTCGCTCCCGAGGCGCGTCGCGAGTCCGAGACGCTCGAAGAGGTCCAACCACTGCCCCCCGCGCGTCGATTCGTGGTTCCCGACGATGGCGAGGAACGGAATCCCTGCATCGTCGAGGCGACGGAGCGCGGCGAGCGTCCCGAGGAGGTCCGGAAGCTCGGGGCGTCGGTCGTGGTAGAGGTCGCCCGCGTGGACGACGGCGTCCACCTCCTCCGAGATGGCGTCCGCGACGACCTGTTCGAAGGCGTCGAGGAAGTCCTGACGGCGCTCCGGCGAATGGTACTGCTGGTACCCGATATGGGTGTCGCCGGTGTGTATCACCCGTGTCATCTGTCCGGTGATTCGACACCACCGCTGAAAACGGTTGTGCGACCGGAGTGAAAGTGGTCGCCGTCGCGTCGCGCAGGCGACTCGGAACTCGTCCCCGATGGCAACGTGTCGAGTGCGTCGAGCGACGCGCGGAGTCGGGTCAGGTCACGGAGCAACCTGTGGCCTTCGCGCGCGCTATGATGGTCTTCACGGGTGGCGGCACCGACGGCACGTCGAAGTCGCACGTCTCCGCCTGCGTCGAGAAAGCGTGCAGCGGTCGTGATATCGGAAAACGCGTCGCTGGCGTCGGCGATGACGTCTACGAAGGCGTGCTGGTCCGAAGACTCGTCGGGGTCGGCGAGGGCCGCGAGTGCGCGGCCGACAGCGGCAGGGTCAGGTCCGGGGGCGGGGTCGGTACCGGGCATACACCCGGGTGGCCCCGTCTTCGTAATTAAATGTTGAGCGTGTAGAGACGCTTGCGCGCGTCAGAGAACGAAAACCGAGAGTCGACTGCGCCTTCGTCTTCGAGTCGCGAGAGTGCGTACCGAACCGTCCGCGGCGGGAGGAGCGACTCCTCGGCGATTTCGCTCTGCGTGAGCGTGTCCTCGTAGTCGAGTATCTTGGCGACTAGCTTCGCGCTCGGGGGCATGTCGCGAACTGCGGCCCATCTATCTTCGGTTTGGGGGTCGGACTCTCGTTCGACCGCTTCCGTGGTGCTCATCGTATCTGAGTTCAGGGAATGCTATTAGATAATATTTACTATCCAATTTTATTACTTTCGGGAATATGTGTGACACACGTCAGACTCGTCATCTCAGTAGAGAGACGCCTCATACCCGGCGAATCCCACACACACCCGAAGCCTCTTATGAGCCTGTGCCCTATCCCGCCTGATGACCGACACTGTGGACGACGTCGACCTTCCGTACGACAAGGATACGGCGTCGCAGCAGGAGAAGATCACCGCCCTTCAAGAGCGGCTCGAAGTTCTCGAAACGCAAAACGAGGAGATGCGCGACAAACTCCTCGATGCTAACGCTGAGAACAACAAGTACCAACAGAAGCTCGAGCGTCTGACGCACGAAAACAAGAAGCTCAAGCAGTCGCCGCTCTTCGTTGCGACGGTTCAGGAAATCACCGACGAGGGGGTCATCATCAAGCAGCATGGTAACAACCAAGAGGCCCTCACCGAGGTGACTGACGAGATGCGCGAGGAGTTAGAACCTGACGCGCGTGT is drawn from Haloferax litoreum and contains these coding sequences:
- a CDS encoding DUF7331 family protein — its product is MTDHAAPERWDGTIDGTGPTGPTGAETIESYDIDGGVVFYDAENPLAWVEATESMRLDDCA
- a CDS encoding DNA-directed DNA polymerase, whose amino-acid sequence is MTQTGLSDFGGHDADGGGDARPDGEAAIVAGDAAQHVSDVIDTDEVRFPDPDGTVELAVTQVDYTIEGAGRDEYPVLHVFGRTADDEPEHVRILGFEPYFYAPTASLDDEVLDKDVITRTEDGFESIRGEELTRIHTRTPRDVGQIRDEFDHYEADILFPNRLLIDKDIKDGVRVPDRRLDDGTIQIPHQELEPTSVDASLRVNTFDIEVNDRNGFPEDGEEPIICLTSHDSYRDEYIVWHAVAPDGEGKRPDALPNYEFLHEGASVEVRTFEEEPAMLDAFLAYIEETNPDVLTGWNFEDFDAPYFLDRLDVLNPSTDYELDADRMSRLGEVWRSNWGGPDIKGRVVFDLLYAYKRTQFTELESYRLDAVGELELDVGKERYSGDIGDLWEQDPERLLEYNLRDVELCVEIDRKQDIVAFWDEVRTFVGCKLEDAPTPGDTVDIYVLHKVHGEFALPSKGQQESEDYEGGAVFDPITGVKENVTVLDLKSLYPMCMVTINASPETKVDPDNYDGEMFHAPNGTHFRQEPDGMIREMVDELLAEREEKKSLRNQHEPGSSAYEQFDRQQAAVKVIMNSLYGVLGWDRFRLYDKEMGAAVTATGREVIEFTEQAANEIGYDVAYGDTDSVMLELGPDVSKDEAIEQSFEIEEHINAAYDDFAREALGADEHRFQIEFEKLYRRFFQAGKKKRYAGHIVWKEGKDVDDIDITGFEYKRSDIAQVTKEVQKNVIDMIVHGEDTDVIKDYLHDIITDFQSGDLPLEEIGIPGGIGKRLSAYETPTAHVRGAQYANTFLGTNFGRGSKPKRVYLAKVHPSWFRDMEADGFDPQMDDLYRAFKRDPDVICFEYADQVPEEFEVDWDTMLDKTLEGPISRIIEALGMSWDEVKSGQEQTGLGSFV
- a CDS encoding helix-turn-helix domain-containing protein; its protein translation is MSTTEAVERESDPQTEDRWAAVRDMPPSAKLVAKILDYEDTLTQSEIAEESLLPPRTVRYALSRLEDEGAVDSRFSFSDARKRLYTLNI
- the rad50 gene encoding DNA double-strand break repair ATPase Rad50; translated protein: MRFTHVALRNFKPYDDAELDLRDGVTVIHGVNGSGKSSLLEACFFALYGSKALSGTLEDVVTTGEDDAEIELEFVHDGGTYRIERRIRVSGDRATTAKCVLEGPDGTVEGARDVRRHVASLLRMDAEAFVNCAYVQQGEVNKLINASPAQRQDMIDDLLQLGKLELYRERAGNARLGVEDVLTSKRSVLDDMESQIAAKEDEDLHARLNALESSLAEVDEKVSNYEAQRDKAKSTLDAAQSALDEHAEKRERLAEVESAIEELQSKVSEDEAQRDRLTERIRELDAKLDELDDDIESAVAETELDEASEDAIDARRDTLAERESEIREELSESRQRAQALRTQAERLEERATDLESRANEKRKAAGADEDAADEAEAELESFREKRADIESSLDDIDEQFADAPVERGSAASLFDERRSERSAARESLAETETELKNARERLAEATELRDAGKCPECGQPVEGSPHVDAIDDREADVESLEAERDELESAVESLDTAVEAAERLVELETRADSLTDSLSHLDDRIEDREKTLESRREAASEKRETADELDAEASEKREAATTQADRAETVEATVEDLETDLDALETRRERLDRVESLVETRADTVDTQDRLRERRETLAEVNDERREHLTERRNRRAELREAVDEAAVESAKQRKQNAEEYLEKVETEVLPKLRDQRDDLQSQIGGVQSDLERLDELRERRDALAERVDALESLHDEVSTLESTYGDLRADLRQRNVEVLERMLNETFDLVYANDAYSRIRLDGEYGLTVFQKDGTALDPEQLSGGERALFNLSLRCAIYRLLAEGIDGAAPLPPLILDEPTVFLDTGHVSRLVDLVEDMQSRGVKQILIVSHDDELVGAADDLVRVEKNPTTNRSTVERTDTPDITSVLADD
- a CDS encoding DUF7322 domain-containing protein — translated: MTDDERRGDESETTDSSPEREQNAERSAHDVASPTDRVKRWSDPESRWGNPENDLPNIPHVSVPGEDPDSGLVGDFRDDDVSGFSADVDPEVSRIFWASVVLANIGLAGLALGPMLVYFRGQVLIGGGVTLLGIGALVRVYYMYQEYKETDWASDDEDSNASSDDDADRGERNR
- a CDS encoding DUF7346 family protein: MRTVRGSDGRTYLLVKRSSESSRVRDPKTGEERYVSNDELEDVGGESPLETAARAVPESVRTILVATPTERGLGLLVDLVDRGPLPVVEVLDSYDLCESDLHGLLTEFRIAGLVEETTVYGERGYEATATARDGVERLRASE
- the mre11 gene encoding DNA double-strand break repair protein Mre11, whose translation is MTRVIHTGDTHIGYQQYHSPERRQDFLDAFEQVVADAISEEVDAVVHAGDLYHDRRPELPDLLGTLAALRRLDDAGIPFLAIVGNHESTRGGQWLDLFERLGLATRLGSDPYVLGDVAFYGLDHVPRSRRDELDYQYTPHDQSHAVLVGHGLFTPFAHADWETETILDATNVDFDAMLLGDNHVPDQVTLDGTWVTYCGSTERASASERDPRGYNLVTFGADEVDIRRRTLETRPFRFIDVALSGDEGIERVRQRIREFDLEDAVVIVDLTGEGESVTPAAVESFAVEQGALVARVNDRREIDTEADLNVDVSFADPDDAVRDTVREMGLSSAALDVDETVRASKVADSNVRDEVRERVASLLDDDPTAFVAAENESDADAEAVTASETAGTESETVASEAETAETQPETAETQPETSDDSTDEPAPEPSKDSSLGDFA